In Ferribacterium limneticum, a genomic segment contains:
- the smc gene encoding chromosome segregation protein SMC — protein sequence MRLTKLKLAGFKSFVDPTSVAVPGQLVGVVGPNGCGKSNIMDAVRWVLGESKASELRGESMMDVIFNGSSNRKPVSRASVELIFENLLGRALGQWSQYTELSVKRTLTRQGQSDYFINNLKVRRKDITDLFLGTGLGPRAYAIIGQGMISRIIEARPDDLRVFLEEAAGVTRYKERRKETNGRLEDTRENLLRVEDIRQELGNQMERLEAQAEVARRYQGLNEQLVLRQQVLWLLKKREAEAERQKLSLDVERAVTELEAQSAALRETEARAEETREAHFAAGDALHNAQSDMYTANAEVARLEAEIRHRRESRSQLEARLTQLEDELKHWGETAEKLTEDRLKWEETQEITKLRVEEAEARLHEQMNIAPQVEEDHAQAQEELQRLKTRSTNGEQKLEVELTNKSHAQRALQAITLRRERLREETGGNDAPDEMDLAEKEEELSLLREELAGDQDQLQQLQQEMPQLEARRKEAQAEVQRIERELAAGQARRAALEQMQARTQQSGKLPEWLRRHDLENAPPLWQKIHVEAGWEEAVEAVLRERLSAIACDDPAKLDAWLHDRPEARLSVVLPGDFNFGQNFRLTVEVLSSRVSSDDPAIQAVLDDWLGQVRTAETLAEALGQRADLPPGAVIVTRGGDLVSAASVTFFAPDQGEHGLLERQREIEALGDGIAMAEEKADAIREQLVMLDEQVEDKQAEMGEIRQYVTDRQQRVHAVQVEVLKLSQAIERHKEQKERLQEQLAELAEEEESERERDMSADERIAEIRDGLSRIRVLVHGAQTRLDECERAVRAERERNSDFDRALREAQFSLRECEGKLQDVFAQQAVAQRELNRIEKDRAQCAEQVEAAPPDVMEGALQTALEARQAAEKVLAEKRDALEAATNALRGFEEQRLRIEQGLEPLRVRIGDLKLKEQAAALNAEQFAMQLLEAGANEEALQAELGTARPPALQGEITRLTNAIAELGAVNMAALQELETATERKGYLDMQAADLNEAMETLENAIRRIDRETRDLLQSTFDTVNGHFGQLFPELFGGGRAELVMTGDEILDAGVQVIAQPPGKKNSTIHLLSGGEKALTAIALVFSMFQLNPAPFCLLDEVDAPLDDSNTERFCKMVKKMSGATQFLFISHNKIAMEMAEQLVGVTMQESGVSRVVEVDIQEALKMRDAA from the coding sequence GTTATCTTCAACGGCTCGTCGAACCGCAAGCCGGTGTCGCGCGCTTCCGTTGAACTGATTTTCGAGAACCTGCTCGGCCGGGCTCTCGGCCAGTGGTCGCAATACACCGAGCTGTCGGTCAAGCGGACGCTGACGCGGCAGGGGCAGTCGGACTATTTCATCAACAACCTGAAGGTCCGCCGCAAGGACATCACTGATCTGTTTCTCGGTACCGGCCTCGGGCCGCGTGCTTACGCCATCATCGGCCAGGGCATGATTTCGCGGATCATCGAGGCGCGGCCGGACGACCTGCGCGTCTTCCTCGAAGAAGCGGCCGGCGTTACCCGCTACAAGGAACGGCGCAAGGAAACCAACGGCCGGCTCGAAGACACCCGCGAAAACCTGCTGCGCGTCGAAGATATCCGCCAGGAACTCGGCAACCAGATGGAACGGCTCGAAGCGCAGGCCGAAGTGGCGCGCCGTTATCAGGGGTTGAACGAGCAACTGGTGCTGCGCCAGCAGGTGCTGTGGCTGCTCAAGAAGCGTGAAGCCGAGGCCGAACGGCAAAAGCTGTCGCTCGATGTCGAACGCGCCGTGACCGAACTCGAAGCGCAGAGCGCCGCCCTGCGCGAAACCGAAGCGCGTGCCGAGGAAACGCGCGAGGCGCACTTTGCTGCCGGCGACGCCTTGCACAACGCGCAGAGCGACATGTACACGGCGAATGCCGAAGTCGCCCGGCTCGAGGCGGAAATTCGCCACCGTCGCGAATCGCGCAGTCAGCTTGAAGCGCGCCTGACCCAGCTCGAGGACGAACTCAAGCACTGGGGCGAGACAGCCGAGAAACTGACCGAAGATCGCCTGAAGTGGGAAGAAACCCAGGAAATCACCAAACTGCGCGTCGAGGAAGCCGAGGCGCGCCTGCACGAGCAGATGAACATCGCGCCGCAGGTCGAGGAAGACCACGCCCAGGCTCAGGAAGAGCTGCAACGTCTCAAGACGCGGTCGACCAACGGCGAGCAGAAGCTCGAAGTCGAGCTGACCAACAAGTCGCACGCCCAGCGTGCCCTGCAGGCCATCACGCTGCGCCGCGAGCGCCTGCGCGAGGAAACCGGTGGCAACGATGCGCCGGACGAAATGGACCTGGCCGAGAAGGAAGAAGAACTCAGCCTGCTGCGCGAGGAACTGGCTGGCGATCAGGACCAGCTCCAGCAGTTGCAGCAGGAAATGCCGCAGCTCGAAGCCCGGCGCAAGGAAGCGCAGGCCGAAGTGCAGCGCATTGAGCGCGAACTGGCCGCCGGACAGGCTCGTCGGGCGGCGCTGGAGCAGATGCAGGCGCGGACGCAGCAGAGTGGCAAATTGCCGGAATGGTTGCGTCGCCACGACCTCGAAAACGCACCGCCGCTGTGGCAGAAGATTCACGTTGAAGCCGGCTGGGAAGAGGCGGTCGAAGCGGTATTGCGCGAGCGTTTGAGCGCCATTGCCTGCGACGATCCGGCCAAGCTCGACGCCTGGCTGCACGACCGGCCGGAAGCGCGGCTCAGCGTCGTGCTGCCGGGCGATTTCAATTTTGGCCAAAATTTCCGGTTGACCGTGGAAGTCCTGTCGTCGCGGGTCAGCAGCGACGATCCTGCCATCCAGGCCGTGCTCGACGACTGGCTGGGCCAGGTGCGCACGGCGGAAACGCTGGCCGAGGCGCTGGGGCAGCGCGCCGATCTGCCGCCGGGAGCGGTCATCGTTACGCGCGGCGGCGATCTGGTCAGCGCCGCCAGCGTCACCTTCTTCGCGCCGGATCAGGGCGAACACGGCCTGCTCGAACGCCAGCGCGAAATCGAAGCACTCGGCGACGGGATCGCCATGGCCGAAGAGAAGGCCGACGCGATCCGCGAACAGCTGGTCATGCTCGATGAACAGGTCGAGGACAAGCAGGCCGAAATGGGCGAAATCCGCCAATACGTCACCGACCGCCAGCAACGCGTGCACGCCGTGCAGGTGGAAGTGCTCAAGTTGTCGCAGGCCATCGAGCGCCACAAGGAGCAGAAAGAGCGCCTGCAAGAGCAACTGGCCGAACTGGCCGAGGAAGAAGAGAGCGAACGCGAGCGCGACATGTCGGCTGACGAGCGCATCGCGGAAATCCGTGACGGTCTGAGCCGCATCCGCGTGCTGGTCCATGGCGCGCAAACCCGGCTCGACGAATGCGAACGCGCCGTGCGTGCCGAGCGCGAGCGCAATTCCGATTTCGACCGCGCTTTGCGCGAAGCGCAGTTCTCGCTGCGCGAATGCGAGGGCAAGCTGCAGGACGTTTTCGCCCAGCAGGCCGTGGCTCAGCGCGAGCTGAACCGCATCGAAAAGGATCGTGCCCAGTGCGCCGAGCAGGTCGAGGCGGCACCGCCGGATGTCATGGAGGGCGCCCTTCAGACGGCGCTCGAAGCACGGCAGGCAGCCGAGAAAGTGCTGGCCGAGAAGCGCGACGCGCTCGAAGCGGCGACCAACGCCCTGCGCGGTTTCGAAGAGCAGCGTCTGCGCATCGAGCAGGGGCTGGAGCCGCTGCGTGTGCGGATCGGCGACCTCAAATTGAAAGAGCAGGCGGCGGCACTCAATGCCGAGCAGTTCGCCATGCAACTGCTCGAAGCCGGCGCCAACGAGGAGGCTTTGCAGGCCGAGCTGGGCACGGCAAGGCCGCCGGCCTTGCAAGGCGAAATCACCCGCCTGACCAACGCCATCGCCGAGCTTGGCGCCGTCAACATGGCCGCCCTGCAGGAGCTTGAAACGGCGACCGAGCGCAAGGGCTACCTCGACATGCAGGCGGCCGATCTCAACGAGGCCATGGAAACCCTCGAAAACGCCATTCGCCGCATCGACCGCGAAACGCGCGACCTGCTGCAAAGCACCTTCGACACGGTCAACGGCCATTTCGGCCAGCTTTTCCCCGAACTCTTCGGCGGCGGTCGCGCCGAACTGGTGATGACCGGCGACGAGATTCTCGATGCCGGCGTCCAGGTCATCGCCCAGCCGCCGGGCAAGAAAAACTCGACCATCCATCTGCTGTCCGGCGGCGAAAAGGCGCTGACGGCAATTGCGCTGGTCTTTTCCATGTTCCAGCTCAATCCGGCGCCGTTCTGCCTGCTCGACGAGGTCGATGCGCCGCTCGACGACAGCAATACCGAACGTTTCTGCAAGATGGTCAAGAAAATGTCAGGTGCAACGCAATTCCTGTTCATTTCCCATAATAAAATCGCCATGGAAATGGCCGAACAGCTGGTCGGCGTCACCATGCAGGAAAGCGGCGTGTCGCGCGTGGTGGAAGTGGATATTCAGGAAGCTTTGAAAATGAGGGATGCGGCTTAA
- a CDS encoding cell division protein ZipA C-terminal FtsZ-binding domain-containing protein produces the protein MTELQLGLIGLGATAVVGVFGYNKWQEFRQRKLAEAVLKPHHADILLGDGPKAAAQPAVAERSEPEFRVDTPAPSGERVEPVFVDLHPTLPSEDMIAAPDDAPMPEMPVFATPAAPVESTPVPQPIPASMSAPVQADIADDAPEIPATDLPAELLDPGLEFIVAMELVELVSAMDILHSQRSALLRLNKPVHWVGYNERSREWVRLAPDSELKLRRLRVGLQLVNRQGPLSEADMGIFTNAMNALADELMAVADMPSSRVLDQAAEIDQFCAAVDLEIGLNLVSRGSAFTGTKIRALAEAAGMVLGLGGVFTRYDDSGRVLFSLQNYESTQFSADTLRTLTTHGLTFLLDVPRVDHGERTFMQMTEIAKRFADTLNGALVDDNRQPLSDSQLDHIRREFIGKPQATMASYGLTAGSPQALRLFS, from the coding sequence ATGACCGAGCTTCAACTAGGTTTGATCGGGCTGGGCGCGACGGCGGTGGTCGGCGTGTTTGGCTACAACAAATGGCAGGAATTCCGGCAGCGCAAGCTGGCCGAAGCGGTGCTCAAGCCGCATCACGCCGATATTTTGCTGGGCGATGGGCCGAAAGCTGCAGCGCAACCAGCCGTCGCCGAACGCAGCGAACCGGAATTCCGTGTCGACACGCCGGCGCCGAGTGGCGAGCGCGTCGAGCCGGTCTTCGTCGATCTCCATCCGACCCTGCCGTCGGAAGACATGATTGCCGCGCCGGACGATGCGCCTATGCCGGAAATGCCGGTTTTCGCCACCCCGGCCGCGCCTGTCGAGTCGACTCCCGTGCCGCAACCCATCCCGGCGTCGATGTCTGCCCCGGTTCAGGCGGACATTGCGGACGATGCCCCGGAAATCCCCGCCACCGATTTGCCGGCTGAACTGCTCGACCCGGGTCTCGAGTTCATCGTCGCCATGGAACTGGTCGAACTGGTTTCTGCCATGGACATCCTGCATTCGCAGCGTTCGGCGCTGCTCCGCCTGAACAAGCCCGTGCATTGGGTCGGCTACAACGAACGTAGCCGCGAGTGGGTGCGCCTGGCGCCCGACAGCGAACTCAAACTGCGCCGCCTGCGTGTCGGCCTGCAACTGGTCAATCGTCAGGGCCCGCTTTCCGAAGCCGACATGGGCATTTTCACCAATGCCATGAACGCCCTGGCCGACGAGCTGATGGCTGTGGCCGACATGCCCTCGTCGCGCGTCCTCGATCAAGCGGCCGAAATCGACCAGTTCTGCGCCGCGGTCGACCTCGAAATTGGTCTCAATCTGGTCAGTCGTGGCAGTGCCTTCACCGGCACCAAGATTCGCGCCCTGGCCGAAGCGGCCGGCATGGTCCTTGGCCTGGGCGGTGTCTTCACCCGTTACGACGACAGCGGCCGTGTCCTGTTCAGCCTGCAAAACTACGAAAGCACGCAGTTCTCGGCTGACACGCTGCGCACCCTGACGACGCATGGCCTGACTTTCCTGCTCGACGTGCCGCGCGTCGATCACGGCGAACGCACTTTCATGCAGATGACGGAAATCGCCAAGCGCTTCGCCGACACGCTCAATGGCGCGCTGGTCGACGACAATCGCCAGCCGCTCAGCGATTCGCAGCTTGACCACATCCGCCGCGAATTCATCGGCAAGCCGCAGGCAACGATGGCCAGTTACGGCCTGACCGCTGGTTCGCCCCAGGCGCTGCGGCTGTTCTCCTGA